Below is a window of Bombus pascuorum chromosome 16, iyBomPasc1.1, whole genome shotgun sequence DNA.
tttaaatttcttcgtcCAAAGTAATTGAGCATATAATCTGCACGATGTTTTTAACTCGATGTTTACctgtttgtaatttttagaaatcgGTATAggtatccttttttttttagcgtAAAACACATTTCTATAAGTAACAATTAGTTAACCAGAGCCGATAAATCGTACCGCTCGACTGGCGTTGTCTTTAGGGCCTTTAGGCTATCTGGCATCGCAGTATCAtcgataatatcgataatGGAAGAAAGGATAGAAATATACTAGTTTCATCTTTTAAACCAGGCTGTCTCGGACCAGCCGCGAATAGAAAAATCGGTCGAGTAACTTTTAGGGAATTTCGCGtgctataatatttttgaacgaCCTATCTCGAAACGTTGACCAACTAAAGTCAACGTAAAGAGAATTTATCGAGCGATCGCGAATGTCTTACGGGTCGGTGATCGCGCCGGAATTCCAATTAATCCGCTTAACGATGCCAGGTAATTTCTTTAATCCTCGTTGATTGCTCGACCTATAAAAGACGAATTAGATATACGAGTGCTTTTTGTTACTCGTTTCCTccttttatcatattttatacagaTTTCTATATCTAATTCTCTCAGGAGATCCCCTGTTGGTTGGCATGGACCTGACGATCGCGAGCTTCGATGCAATCTCGGAAGTAAACATGGTAAGCATTATCAAGGGGCTCGTAAGAAAACCGACCCTCGTCAAACTCGactttttgcaatattttagaTAGTAATAGGTCGCAGTGCAAGTTGGATTTACAAGATGATGGAATGGATATCGTGAAAAATAGTCTACGATAGTCGGTCAGAAAATTCTACACGcgctttttaaatataaagtataaaattttatagcgAAAGCATCCATTTTACGAATCCTTTTGATACATCGAGACACGTgtcgtacaatttatttatctccacttttattaagaaaaaagagTAAATTCGTTTGAATATATCGTTCGATACTTACAGCGGTCGGGTCTTTCAGCCTTTTGCGATCGAATTCCATCGGTTTAAGGTATAAGATGTTGTGTTCTTGCTTACAGAAACGATAACGGTGTTCTTTTTACCACAGGATTATACGATAACGATGTATTTAAATCAGTATTGGAAGGACGAGAGACTGGCGTTTTCTCAAGAAGAGGAGGTTCTCACTCTCAGTGGAGATTTTGCGGAAAAGATTTGGGTTCCAGACACGTTTTTCGCCAACGACAAAAACAGGTACGTCGGAACAATTTTACGAAAACAGCAAGTTGTCGTTCGATTTTACAAACTTTCAAACGTTTTTCGAGAATTTTCTGATTTACCTTTCGCGCGCCGTGAAATTATCGATCCTCGAACAGCCGAGTCCGAATCAATTCCGACACGCGCGAATATTACGTCCATTACTTTCTAAACTATATGGCTGCTATAGGACGAGGCATCTAAAACCATATAGAACGAAATTGGTTGTTTTTACGCGGTAGGAAGAAGAGCGTGTCAGAGTAAATTTAGTTAGACTTGAACTTTGTTTCGTTTCGAGATCTTCGGGTGGTCCGTTTTAGCTGCCTCGATCTATATTTATCTTGCTGTCGTTTTCTCCAATCGAAAATGTTGATTTTCGGTTTGTTCGCAGTTTCCTACACGACGTGACCGAGCGCAATAAACTCGTTCGGTTGTCCGGAGACGGATCTGTCACTTACGGCATGAGATTCACGACGACCCTGGCCTGCATGATGGATCTGCACTACTATCCGCTCGATTCGCAGAACTGCACCGTAGAGATCGAAAGCTGTACGGTCGATATTACCTGTCGTAGCTCTTTGCCCCTTCTATCGATTCTATTCCTTTCGCTTCTCTCTTCTCCAAGTACGGTAGAGCTCCACGTATTcgaagaaataacgaaatatttgGACAATGGAACGTTCGTATAGTTGGACGATCGCTTTCCTCGTGCCGCATATCGTTTATTTGAATAGAGTCGGAGAGAATCGAGTTGGAACGTTCATCGAGTATACTTGAActgcttttcgttttttttttttttttcgatagaCGGATACACCGTGCTGGACGTGGTAATGTATTGGAAACAAACGCCGGTCCGTGGCGTGGAAGAAGCGGAACTGCCACAATTCACGATAATCGGTtacgaaacgaacgatcgCAAAGAGAGGCTGGCCACCGGTATATACCAGAGATTATCGTTGAGCTTCAAACTTCAAAGGAACATCGGATACTTCGTTTTCCAGACCTATTTACCTAGTATCTTGATCGTGATGCTAAGCTGGGTCAGTTTTTGGATAAATCACGAAGCAACCAGCGCTAGAGTAGCTCTCGGTAAACATATGGTATTGTTTCCCTGTAGATCGTAAATCCTAACACTTACGACTCGTACAAAAGCTTTCCgtctaattatatattatatattatctattcGAAAACCTCGATCGTAACagtccgttattacgtaaatcgTCGATCGTCACGCTATATTTTCCCTTTGTAGGTATAACGACAGTACTTACAATGACCACGATATCCACGGGTGTACGTAGTTCACTGCCACGTATCAGCTACGTGAAAGCTATCGACATTTACTTAGTAATgtgtttcgttttcgtgttcgCTGCTCTCCTCGAGTATGCGGCGGTCAATTACACTTATTGGGGCGCCAGAGCCAAAAAGaagacgaaaaagaaagaaaccgaCGACAAGAAAGTAATTTCCTCGAAATCGGGTAAGATTTTCTTAATTAGATTTTCTCcgtttgatatttaaatctgGAGAAACGCCTTATCCGTTTGGAATCCGTGGAAACTTTGCAGGAAGCAAGGCAAGTTCTCCTTTTCCTGGCTCGACGGAAGCGGACATAATAGAGCTTCAAGATCTCAGAATGTCTCCCCTGCCAAGCATAAGAAACAGATCGGGCCTAGTTAGTAGTAGTTCGACGCCTGGAACCGGAAGAGAACACGATCCGGCCAAGTTTCCTCCTAGCTTTCGAATTTCCAGAGTCGCGGCCTACAACACGTATGGGAGAAACGCTGGCCTCAGATACAGAGGCCCTAAACAACATAAACCTAAGGTAAAGGAGTAACGTTAAAGAACCGTCGATGgccatttaaaaagaaaagaaaaagaaaatgaaagagaaagttAACAACGAGGAAAAATCATTATGGTTGCAGGTATTACACGCGATACGGAGAGGAGCGTCCGTATTGCGCGTGTCGATGCCAAAGATCAAAGACGTGAACATTATCGACAAATACTCGAGAATTATATTTCCAGTCAGTTTTATGCTGTTCAATGCCATTTACTGGGTATTCTATTTCCTCTGAGCCTAGCCGTCGCAACAGTCTCGTGCCATCTGCCGTAcgaagaaagattaaaaaaaaaaaaaaaaaagaaaggaccAATCCGTAATCGAGAATTTCCAAGAATCTCAATGAAAAGGAAATCAATTCTATTTGAActtgaatgaaattttgaaattagatGCCGAATGGAGTCGACGTTCGGGCCACGATTGAAATCGAAATCTTCGTCATTTTCAATCGAAGGGAGCAGGTATCGAAAGTACTGAATCGAAAGCTGCCAATATTTATCGAcgaggaaatattttcaaggtATATCGATTTATAATCTTGagacataataatattttagaaaatacgttcctattcgatatttcaattcGAATGGATTGCAGTGCGCGGTGCAAATGGTACTGTTATTCGagaatgtttttaaataacgTCAGCTGGAAAGATCATTTAAAAATcgataacttttttttacCTGTCATTTACAAATCAAGCAATTAACGGTTCGTCTAAACCAAATTGAGATTGCAACGAAAGCCAGAGACCGTATTTCGAAGTTTCAAAAATCGTTAACTCCCGTAATTGTTGCTGGTATCGGTATCTGACGGTGTTTCCACCCAAATCGAGAAAAGTCgttaaatcaacaaaaatcgTTCGAAACGAGAGAAGCATAAATTTTAGAAGCATATATCATAAATTAGAGTAGTTCTCGATTAAAACTACTAATTATCATTACTGTAGGTAAAGGATAATGCCACTGTTGTCGATAATGTCGGTATTTTCCAAAGCGTGTCTCGTACGTGTTATCATACGAGGTTATCTTAAAACTATATACAGTGGGACTCCGTTCGTATGAACTTGCAGAGGGACGAGTTGGTTCGGATAACctagatattttatgtaataatcgTCTTTCGTTCCGTCGACGAGATAAACGTTTTATGGATTAATAGGATTAATATAGATTCCAAAAATTTGCTCCTGCTACAAATTTGTATCGACTACGAAGCACGAGAGCGTGCCACACAGCGCGTGTGCCCAAAGTTGGATCCCGTATGTCCATATAGACTTTTTACGATCGATTGTACAGCGACAGTTTGTTTTTAGACGATGGTTTGGAAAATCTACTGGTAGATTGGTGCTTGTCTTTCCTCTTGAGTCTAATTTGCTCTACCTTTTTGCGAATTGTATCTTGTCGTTAGACGTCGGTAAAAGTCGATCGACACTCGACGATGGTTGAGACGATAGGAGCCTCGGTTAAAGTTCGGTTAGCCAGGAGCTGCTACAATTTCATGTATATAAACGGAGTTCCACTgtatcttcaaaatttttactttcgataaataaataatcgcaACGAttgtaaatctttttatttgtacgTCAACATCTTTCAATACATGTACCACCATACACGACTATCGAAatgaatgtataataattaataatccaATTGTCGATAAACATTTGTTCATTTACACGAACGACGACAGTCTGTAATACGTACACGAAATTAGACTCGATCTTCCGTTCGTTGGTAAAATGTATGAATTTGGAAAACTTTAGTTGTCCATTCCTCCAACGTTAATTATGAAACATCGATTGGAGAAATCTACATACAGCTTACACTCTCTATATTTTCGACgataataagtaaaaattgGTTTGATAAAAATTCCCATACGTCACATACACAGCGCACTATTTCTCAATGTAGAAGAGTACAGGCATGGTAGTTGTAAATGGAaaacgaagaaggagaaagaacggaataaaaaaagtattttcgGTATCATTAGTCCAAAGCTTAAGAAATCGTTCGAGCTTTAATTTGAACGGTGAGAACGAGGAGAAAAGATGATCTAACGAATGTGAGTACGCGTGAgtgagaagagaaaaaaactGTCTTTTTCTAgggaatatttttctgaaacattgaaaatgCGATCCTTATAGATTGCGCGTGgtaatgttaattattttaatataaatcgtATCTGTAATTTTAAGGCAAATTAAATTTAGCGACTTAAACGACTGTATGCTATTTCTACAATACCAATTTTACTCTATCCTTACCACGTACTTGTCGTCCGTGGGTGGACACCGTACCCGACCTAGATACTTATTCTTTTCGTACGCTGTTTTTCCATGCGATCATCGTCGGTACATTGTCAGCTCTGCGTTTAAAACCCTTCGTCCATGTGTGTCCTTTATCGGAATCTTCGAGTATTCTTGTTGGATCTTTTCCAACTCTTCTACATTCTCGCACCTCCTCGTTACACGATCCAGGCTCTCGCGTCGTGTTTCACAAAATCCGTATCTCTTGTTTGGTTTCGCTTTCCGATGTTTGCTGCCTAATTCCTCGTTACAGGATGATGGAACGTGGATATTATGAAAAACGATCTATGGTCAGtcagaaaattattctacaCGCGCcttttaaacataaaatattatagcgaaaacgtttatgcaattttattttgtttttcgatACATACATCGCATAGTTATAATACAGAGATGGCGGCTTTTAAAGCTActaagaagaaataaataatcgaacgGGGCAAGTCGGTCGTCGCTCGATCACGTTCGAGCTTCGAGACTTCGAGCAACGATTTCTTCCATCTCCTTACTCGTGTATCTacttaaataacaaaatatatatataaagatataattattaaattattaaaaaaataatacaaattgcTCGTGTACAATCGTCGAATGTGATTTTGTACCTTTCGGCGTAATTTCCTTATTTCAACTACCGCGTTGAATAACGAGTCGTAAatacgaatataaatataaaatagtcctcgattaaaattttgacTCGACTTTCTTCGAAAACCGTTTCTTTCGCGCGTATTCCACTTGCGTTTCTACGAATCGCTGAAACTCTTCTTCTGATTTAACATCGTCTCGATATTTCGATGAATTCTAGCGATTTGCAATTTCTTCGAGGGATCTCCGTCTTCTATGTAAACGTTCCCGCTGACTTCCGGCCAATCGGACACCACGGGAGTCTCCCTTTTTCgatctgcaaaaaaaaaaaaaatgatgcATTACCTATATTGTTCTAGTTATTAGTTATTACACACACAGTCTGTACGATGTGCTTAGCACGTCGGTAATTTGCCGCAGTAACGACATaactgaaaatgaaatttgtagcCTTTGAGCTATCGGTACGGTCGAAATAATTGTTCCGTGTACTTTTTACCGGTAAAGTCGTGCAaacaaagttgaaaaattcgcCGCACGGTGACAGTTGTGTCGTTCACAATGATTGCATCATCACGAAACTGTAACAGTTCAGAGCATTCAAACTCGTTTTCCCTATAATTGTGATTTCTTAGTTACGTCGTTGTTGCGGCAAACGAGCGATATACGTACATGGTAGGGATTAATtaacgtatattataaaattagacAACCACGAAACTACGActtaaataaatgtatgaatCGCATTGCACGTAACGATTGTTCGCAGAGTTGAAAAGCCTGAGCACTTGGACATACGAATCTGACCGTTTTAATAAATACCGATGGCGTTGCCAATAAAGACGACAAATAGGAAGGAACGCAAGTCGAGCTATCCCGTACTACGATATATTCCCATTGGAAATTTTCACGAACGTATTCTATCGCCCACTAGCGACGAAAGTGACTCGGGTTGAGAACGTATGTTTTCCagaagaaacgataaattgtTTCTAGGCATATTGAAACTGGATCATCGAAACGCCGAAATGACTACACGTTTAAAGCAAGATCGGGTAGAACGCACGCTGGTACGAATCTTTTTCATTGCTTTCGTGCCTCCTGTCCACTCCTGTCTTGAAGCGAGTCCCGTTCGTTATAATACACCCTATAGAATACAGCACAACGTCACGCGAAAAGCATACattttcttcttacttttCAATCATAgctatatgatatatttttaggtacataaagaaacgaagaggatttttaaagatgaaaatacaatttaaaacgGAACAAGCCgattcaaagaatttacttacCTAAGAGTTTCTCGAGATACTGGCACCTTGTTTCGGGATCACCAGGGTTCATTGGTGCGCCGGCAACCAGTTCGGCTAGTTCCGCCTTGAccattaaatttaatcgagCCGAGATCTCTTCTAGACCCACTGAAAATATCGAACGGTCTTTACTCTACGCGAGCTTCAACAACAAATTTAGTTTagtctttgtatattttctatttctacatAATCTGTACAATTTGGCACATTTTAGCACATTCTCATAGATGCGTAAAAATCTAATCATGTCCATTTTGTatcgaaatatcgatcgaatccatcgaataatttatcaatagttattattaattccaaACTTTCAgctataattttcaaactataattattttccttatGAATAGACGAACTTTgaattacattaaaaagagcaaagtaaatataaagtacgatcgtataatttttataaattaaatattacgttatttattctgtttatgatttttacgCGATGAGGATGAAGAGGTTCGAGCCAACGTCGATGTTGTAGTTtaacgatttttaatttactatcGTTGCTACAAAATTCGACGTTTACTAGATCCAGTAATTTAGGACACCGATCATTTAAGTTATCGTTCATTGATAATCTAGTGGTACAAGTTGAAACGATCGTATCGCCTGCCCAAGGATGGAATGCGAGTTGAACGACTATGGAATGCAGTTCTGCTTTCTCAAGGCCCCATGGGATGAATCTAACGATAGTCTCGCTCCGGTCTGAAGTCATGTTTCTCTTCCCATGAAGAAAAGCCTGACTAGTCACAGGTCGAAGAACTATTCGGTTAGAAAAATGAATGCCTCGCCTGGCATGCTTTTTCTAACAAGTATTTTCTCGAAATCTaccttttgaaatttaattcgtaTACACTTTGTTACACCACCAATTCGTAATTAACACCGATAGAGACGATTCAGGGGAATTTCAATAATCTTTCCAACTTGGACTAAGTATTAAGATCGTAAGAGGTAATCTTGAAATTGTGGGTCGCTTTTTACATGTAGCAAtggaatatgtataatagaaCATGTATAAATGGAAGTGCTACTTTAgaaaatcgttaaaattaattattaagtattaagaaataagaaactgAAATTGTAAGGATCGTCGCTATAATTGTACTGCGTATGTCCGAGAATTACTTTTATACTTGTGCAGCAATGCAAATCGCTTTGCGAAGATCCGTGTTGGAGAATTATCGTTAATTTGTTACGATTAAGGAACGTTGTTAGAGGGGATTGTCAGGTAATGGACTCTAACAGAAGAGGCGGGCTATCCTCAGTCCCCTTTAGTAGGCAGAACCAGCAATGAAACGGTACCGAATGCACGACCATTCGCTTGTATTACCAATCCGTTAGTGAGAATGCCGACAATACCTTCTGATTCCAATTGAGGAACGTGTCGAGCACGATTACGCTAGCCAGCGATATCCTTGCGAATTCGTTCGGCCGAGATTCAACACGAAAGCCTCGTTTCAACGATTCTCCACTGtataccatttttttttttctttttattatcgataatcgacttatcatttatattatgcAAACCTCCATTTGCACGAACAGATTGCCACTTTCCCGGTCGCTTCTCGGAAAAATACGGAAAAATACTACGATTGTTACAACGATACGGTAGATCACACGAAACATTATGCGTCTGATCGTAGAATTAACAGCGTCGTACCGGCGTTGAAGTCAAAGAGTAGCGTGGTTCATTC
It encodes the following:
- the LOC132915105 gene encoding gamma-aminobutyric acid receptor subunit beta-like; the protein is MHRRMWLQQTFLLLQMVHLIAWASLENTGLSDRLENVTQTISRILDGYDIRLRPNFGGDPLLVGMDLTIASFDAISEVNMDYTITMYLNQYWKDERLAFSQEEEVLTLSGDFAEKIWVPDTFFANDKNSFLHDVTERNKLVRLSGDGSVTYGMRFTTTLACMMDLHYYPLDSQNCTVEIESYGYTVLDVVMYWKQTPVRGVEEAELPQFTIIGYETNDRKERLATGIYQRLSLSFKLQRNIGYFVFQTYLPSILIVMLSWVSFWINHEATSARVALGITTVLTMTTISTGVRSSLPRISYVKAIDIYLVMCFVFVFAALLEYAAVNYTYWGARAKKKTKKKETDDKKVISSKSGSKASSPFPGSTEADIIELQDLRMSPLPSIRNRSGLVSSSSTPGTGREHDPAKFPPSFRISRVAAYNTYGRNAGLRYRGPKQHKPKVLHAIRRGASVLRVSMPKIKDVNIIDKYSRIIFPVSFMLFNAIYWVFYFL